A window of Limanda limanda chromosome 4, fLimLim1.1, whole genome shotgun sequence genomic DNA:
ctgtgtgagggatatgtgtgtgtgtgtgtgtgtgtgcatgtgtgggaaTACGATGGCCCTGTTCAGACTTGGTACTAACATCCGCCCTGAGAGCTCTTACCCCAAGTGGACAACATTAAGTTCATCTGTTCACGACTGGTATATAAAtttgtcctgaatgtgtctcctgtgaccacgtgagatcacttccctgctctataCGCAAATTATCAGGTACGTTATTTGTGCCCACGAAGacaaaattatgactttttaCCCAgtgtgagtttacagatgtgtctaAGCGAGCAAGATTGAAAGAGGCGATTGAAAGAGGTGTATCACGTGATGCATTCAGGGACCTGCGCTGTCCCCTTGTGAGTGGATCCCTCAGGATGGAGGtgaataccaggtctgaacagggcctgtgtgtgtctttgtctgcatTTGTGCACATGTGGGAATACTGATACGCCCCTGGTGCGTGTGAGTGTGACGTTCGTGACGAGGAAGAAATCTCTAGCAATGCGGATTAATATTTAGTAGCACCGAGAAATAATTTCTCAATCACTAAAAAAGCGTATCTCTCTCATCCGTCCGAATCGCTTCCTTAACAACTCCCGTCTGAACGTTGACCTTCAGAGTCCAAGCAGTCGATCAGGAGACAGCGGAGGATTTATCCAAAGTCTCATTGTCATATACAcaacatatataaatgtatataaaaccTATTTACACGTATCATTCTCTGCTCCACTGTTCGCCACAGCCCTATGTGACTGGAATGCCTGTTTGGAAAAAGTTCAGCGTCAGTTTCATATcaggcataaaaaaaaaaataccaagtaCCAAGGCAGTGATGGAAGAATACAGCAACGAGCGAAATTGACCAGGCACCTttggttttaaggtttagggtgGGGATTCTTAAAAATGTTGAAACCTGTAATGGGACCACATTATTAGCTTGGTCACAACTTGCGACCAGCATGCATTACAGCATATTGTTATTCCTGTTACATTGGTATCCAGTAGCAACAGACCCCTTGACAGTTCAGGGCCCTGGCTCGGAGAAGGGTTAACGGTTGGGTTCATTTATGAAGGCTTATGGGGACGaataaaacagcccagactAATGAGTCATTACATGAAATGTTCCAAACGTTTGTCCGTCTCACCCCAACTGACCGTTCTTGCAACATACAAGAGAAAGTCACTATAAGCGACAGGACTTCGGAGTGTGACACTCCCGGCTGTCTACTTGAAGACCTCACCAAGGCCTCAGTTTGATTGTTAGTCAGAGTATATGCTGCGCTGACAAGGAGTTGTCTTCTAAGACAGAGTGTTCAGGTATTTATTCTCCCCAGCCAGCGAGGTAAGCATGGATGTCATGTCACCAACGGCCATGTTGGACAATCCAGAGCCTGGGGCTAAGCTGACAGAAGTCTGAGGGGTGTTGAGGCGCGATGAGGCCTGAGAGGAAGATCCCTGAAGGGGATTGTTGATCGGGCTGAAGGAGGAAGAGTCAGCATCATCGATGATGGAGGTGAAGTCTATGCGAGCATTGTCCAGGTCCAGGTTTTCTAAGGCATTGGAGATGGGGCCGGACTCAGTATAGGGAGCAGACTTAGTGCCAACTGTTGGATCCAGGTTGGATGCCATACTATGCTGCTGGTTGATACAAGGCCCGTTCTGGGGGTCCATGTGTTTGTCCATATCCATGTTGATCTGACCCGCGTAGTAgatgttgttgttattggaAGGGGAGAACATTTCGCTTTGCGGGTGCTGCGGATGCTGGACTGGAGGAAGTCTGACCCCTCGTCTGGGGCTGGGAGTGGAGTGGACAGGGCTGAGGTGGGGTGGGCTGCCCAGGTAGCCCACTCCTACCTGTGGCACGCTGTTCTGGCGGCTGAGGGATTTCCGTACCTGCGGCGGCCTGGGGACCACCATCTCCTGGCCATAGCAGGAGCCTGGTAGACCTGTCAGCTGCTGCTCTTTAGGTGTCACAGAGCTGGGCCCTCGGCTGTGGGCTGGAGGACTCATGACCAGGTTCTGGTTGGGGTAGGAAGGATACGTCTGGTTCGAATAAAGGTTCTGATTTTGGTGCTGTGGGCTGCGCTGCATCATCACTGCCTGGCCACTCATATCCATATTTTCGGACAGTGAAGGAGGTTTTAttccactctgctgctgctgctgctgctgctgctgctgctgctgttgttgctgctcttGCTGCTGCTCCCACATGAGAGCTTGCTGGGACTGTACATAGTTCCTCACCATCATTTCCTTCACCTGCATCATGGGGGTTTCTGGCCTCTGCCCTTCCGCAAGAGCAGTTCCAGTGCAACCCAAACTCAGGCCCCCTCTAGCAGGGTAAGAGTTTTGGGCCTGGCCTTGAAAGTCACAACTTGGATTGTTAGAGTTCCTCATCATAACCTGGGCTGTCTGTTGTGGGTAACCCTGAGTCTGCTGGAGGAGCATCTGCTGCTGTTGGAGCTTCGCACTTTGACACGCATCTCTGCCTCCCATCCCAGGGTGGAACTGCTGCTCGGGCTTGATGGTGAGCTTGTGGGTTCCATCAGGGCTGTTATAGAGGCCTGTCTGATTATTGAAGTGGGCCTGTGTCTGTTGAGGCTGCAGGGTGGGGTCTGAATACTGTATTCCTCGCTGGTTCTGCAGAGGATGGCTGGAAGTTTGGACTTGGCTGTGGGCGTCACTCCAAGGGCCTCCAGCGTCACCACCCTGGCCGATGCTGGGATAATGAGGACCCGAGGGACTGAGCTGGCAAGTGCTCATACTGTACTCGGCCTGTTGGAGAAGTGCATTGGACATGCCCTCTGAATGAATCGGCCTTGCTTGGCCCATTGGATTTCCGCCAGCCCGTGAGGTGACTTCCCCTGCCGGATTCGGATAGTGCCCCTGCATGTAAGCCTGGTCCGGGCAGCCCAGAGAGTCATGGCTTGGGGAGAGCTGGTTTGAAAGagcagctccacctccacctcctccaagAGTTGGATGCTGTTGCTGGTATCCCATAAAGTTTCTTTCTCTAGGGGGCAACATCAGAGAACGATCTCTGGCATCAACAGGGGAGAGGTGGGCCTCCATGCCCATAGACTCCATCATTACATTCTCGGTGATGCTTGGCGGCCGAGGGGAGTACAGGTGGCGGGAGAGACTGGTGTCAGAGCCACGGTGCTGCAGTGCATTCCTTCTGCTCATCATGGCCACGTTATTAAGGCTATTGTAGCGTTTTGGTAGAGCCTGTGGATCCGCTACTGATCGAACCGGGTCACTGGCTCGTCTGTTGCTGTTTCCTGGAGCCTGGTGTGGGTAGATAACACCGGTGCCATACTCTGTGAGTGCGCTGTGCCTACGTGGCCCGGCTTGTTGGATGAACGGGGGCAGAGGCTGACCCTGGTACTCGCTCAAAACACCTCCTCTTCGGCCCGCGGTTACTGGCTGCTCCATGTTGGGTAAAGGAGTGGGTGGAGGTCCACCAGTCGCTGCAGCGTATTTGGCCTTTAGGCTGTATTGCTGAGCGGGTGTTAAATTCGGAAGACCCGGCAAtccccctcctccaccaggaCACGGAGCTCCTCTGCGATTGGTCTCAGGAGAGAGGGCATCTCCCCCACTCTGCTCTTGGCCAAAGAGGTGACACTGTCCCCCTCCTGTTCCTCCCATCTGTGAGACCTCACTGGAGCGCCGGCTGGACAGGTAAGGAGACACCATGGAGGAGCGACGGCTGACGGTGTAGGCAGAGCTCAGACTGCTGGTGCCGCTTCCTCTCCTGTCGTTGGTGGGGCAGCCGATCGAAGTCCCACCTCCCAACTCGTGGTTGGACAGCTCCATGACACGTCGATTTGAAAGGAGCGGAGAAGGTGCACACATCCCTATATTCTCCCCTGGACCTGGAAATGGAAATACAAGAGGAAAGAGCTTAGAGACAGTTCATCAATacaaacaattttttaaatttaatttaactttagTAGAATTATTAGATCCTATTGAAGTAATCCCT
This region includes:
- the gli1 gene encoding zinc finger protein GLI1: MPVDMQPHQGLYHYETSPSQPSRGLGPPDQSPYSDVSPLRASIHNGPAQDCRAMYNPMTPSMTHGSGPAQGIGHCMDQYMRPPQAPPPLSVMGHRGMPPTEGGNSTPYCSQNNMMSSHHNFCQVQPGSDHIGSVDGSRFNTPRSILKLSKKRALSISPLSDASVDLQTVIRTSPNSLVAFVNSRCNPNGASSYGHLSVSAMSPSLGYSSNINCQSRQHGSMYGGGGGTHLGGHTPGPCQASRLPPHNPRLHVTPKHGHLKTEPGLGSVMDGISLKSLEERSEGDVASPSSTGTQDPLMGLLDGRDDLDKDDMKPEPEAVYETNCHWESCIKEFDTQDQLVHHINNEHIHGEKKEFVCHWQECSREQRPFKAQYMLVVHMRRHTGEKPHKCTFEGCNKAYSRLENLKTHLRSHTGEKPYVCEHEGCNKAFSNASDRAKHQNRTHSNEKPYVCKIPGCTKRYTDPSSLRKHVKTVHGPEAHITKKHRGDTGPRPPGSAMTPGGQNSELLLEKEETRREDCKLLAPETAMKSQPSPGGQSSCSSERSPLGSANNNDSGVEMNLNAAGSLEDLTALEDGVAGGGGEAGGLGGAMGMSSQALKRLENLKIDKLKQIRRPTPPSRCAGNKLPTLPGPGENIGMCAPSPLLSNRRVMELSNHELGGGTSIGCPTNDRRGSGTSSLSSAYTVSRRSSMVSPYLSSRRSSEVSQMGGTGGGQCHLFGQEQSGGDALSPETNRRGAPCPGGGGGLPGLPNLTPAQQYSLKAKYAAATGGPPPTPLPNMEQPVTAGRRGGVLSEYQGQPLPPFIQQAGPRRHSALTEYGTGVIYPHQAPGNSNRRASDPVRSVADPQALPKRYNSLNNVAMMSRRNALQHRGSDTSLSRHLYSPRPPSITENVMMESMGMEAHLSPVDARDRSLMLPPRERNFMGYQQQHPTLGGGGGGAALSNQLSPSHDSLGCPDQAYMQGHYPNPAGEVTSRAGGNPMGQARPIHSEGMSNALLQQAEYSMSTCQLSPSGPHYPSIGQGGDAGGPWSDAHSQVQTSSHPLQNQRGIQYSDPTLQPQQTQAHFNNQTGLYNSPDGTHKLTIKPEQQFHPGMGGRDACQSAKLQQQQMLLQQTQGYPQQTAQVMMRNSNNPSCDFQGQAQNSYPARGGLSLGCTGTALAEGQRPETPMMQVKEMMVRNYVQSQQALMWEQQQEQQQQQQQQQQQQQQQSGIKPPSLSENMDMSGQAVMMQRSPQHQNQNLYSNQTYPSYPNQNLVMSPPAHSRGPSSVTPKEQQLTGLPGSCYGQEMVVPRPPQVRKSLSRQNSVPQVGVGYLGSPPHLSPVHSTPSPRRGVRLPPVQHPQHPQSEMFSPSNNNNIYYAGQINMDMDKHMDPQNGPCINQQHSMASNLDPTVGTKSAPYTESGPISNALENLDLDNARIDFTSIIDDADSSSFSPINNPLQGSSSQASSRLNTPQTSVSLAPGSGLSNMAVGDMTSMLTSLAGENKYLNTLS